In one Pseudomonas sp. R84 genomic region, the following are encoded:
- a CDS encoding Na+/H+ antiporter, whose amino-acid sequence MQTAYTVLILLMLVSVSRLVGRVIPLPLPLVQIAAGALLAWPTLGLHVALDPELFLFLFLPPLLFSDGWRMPKREFWNLRGPILTLAVGLVLFTVVGAGYFIHWLLPSIPLPVAFALAAVLSPTDAVAVSAISQNRLPTPLMHILQGEALMNDASGLVTFKFALAAAITGVFSLTNASLTFVVVALGGLAVGVALSWLVGRLRAWMIARGWDDPATHVVFMLLLPFAAYVLAERLGVSGILSAVAAGMMQSWLDLLPRQTSTRLLNRSVWSLLEFAFNGLIFLLLGLQLPDIIKAVVSHEPTLWPTLFYRCLDVVAIFLTLVLLRFFWVQSIWRLSVLLRRLRGKGELTQVPTARSCWLLTVGGVRGAVTLAGVMSVPMLLGADAFPERDLLIFIAAGVILLSLISACIALPLLLRGIEKSPDDKRRQEVRDAWRKTAEAAIHALETEETTPQDAAQAALSAELKARIMSEYRHQLDVFNDSAEAQALAFQMDLLERRLRLKALRAQRLELYSLSRHHQIGDDVLREVLADLDLSEANLGQVKS is encoded by the coding sequence ATGCAAACTGCTTACACCGTCCTGATCCTGCTGATGCTGGTCAGTGTCTCGCGGCTGGTCGGACGGGTCATCCCGTTGCCACTGCCGCTGGTACAAATCGCCGCTGGCGCATTGCTCGCCTGGCCGACCTTGGGTCTGCATGTGGCGCTCGATCCCGAATTATTCCTGTTTCTGTTCCTGCCGCCCCTGCTGTTTTCCGATGGCTGGCGCATGCCCAAGCGTGAGTTCTGGAACCTGCGCGGGCCGATCCTCACGCTGGCAGTGGGGTTGGTGCTGTTCACCGTGGTCGGCGCCGGGTACTTCATTCATTGGTTGTTGCCGTCCATTCCACTGCCGGTGGCTTTCGCCCTGGCGGCGGTGTTGTCGCCGACGGACGCCGTGGCGGTGTCGGCCATTTCGCAAAACCGCCTGCCGACCCCGCTGATGCATATATTGCAGGGCGAGGCGCTGATGAATGATGCCTCGGGTCTGGTGACCTTCAAGTTCGCACTGGCAGCGGCCATCACGGGCGTGTTCTCGCTGACCAATGCCAGTCTGACCTTTGTCGTGGTGGCGCTCGGCGGATTGGCGGTCGGTGTGGCCTTGAGCTGGCTGGTAGGGCGCTTGCGGGCGTGGATGATCGCTCGTGGCTGGGATGACCCGGCTACCCATGTGGTGTTCATGTTGCTGCTGCCGTTCGCTGCCTATGTGCTGGCGGAGCGGCTTGGTGTGTCGGGCATCCTTTCGGCTGTGGCGGCGGGGATGATGCAGAGCTGGCTCGATCTGCTGCCCCGCCAGACCAGCACCCGCTTGCTCAATCGCAGCGTCTGGTCACTGTTGGAGTTCGCCTTCAACGGTCTGATTTTCTTGCTGCTGGGCCTGCAATTGCCCGACATCATCAAAGCCGTGGTCAGCCACGAGCCGACCTTGTGGCCGACGTTGTTTTATCGCTGCCTGGATGTCGTGGCGATTTTCCTCACGTTGGTATTGCTGCGGTTTTTCTGGGTGCAGAGCATCTGGCGCTTGTCGGTGTTGCTGCGACGTTTGCGCGGCAAGGGTGAGCTGACACAAGTACCGACCGCGCGCTCCTGTTGGTTGCTGACCGTCGGCGGCGTGCGCGGCGCGGTGACGCTGGCGGGCGTGATGTCGGTGCCGATGTTGCTGGGTGCCGACGCCTTCCCGGAGCGCGACCTGCTGATCTTCATCGCTGCCGGGGTGATTCTGTTGTCGCTGATTTCGGCGTGCATCGCACTGCCTCTGCTGTTGCGCGGTATCGAAAAGAGCCCGGATGACAAGCGGCGTCAGGAAGTGCGCGATGCCTGGCGCAAAACCGCGGAAGCGGCGATTCATGCGCTCGAAACAGAAGAAACGACTCCGCAGGATGCTGCTCAAGCCGCTCTGTCGGCCGAGTTGAAGGCGCGGATCATGTCCGAGTATCGCCATCAGCTCGATGTTTTCAATGATTCCGCCGAAGCCCAGGCCTTGGCTTTCCAGATGGATCTGCTTGAGCGCCGCCTGCGCTTGAAGGCGCTAAGGGCGCAGCGTCTGGAACTGTATAGCCTCAGTCGTCATCACCAGATAGGTGATGACGTGCTCAGAGAAGTGTTGGCCGATCTGGACTTGAGTGAAGCCAATCTGGGGCAGGTCAAGTCGTAG
- the tcdA gene encoding tRNA cyclic N6-threonylcarbamoyladenosine(37) synthase TcdA, with the protein MVMSTEDPRFAGIARLYGIEGLERLRAAHVAIVGVGGVGSWAAEAVARCGVGEISLFDLDDVCVSNANRQLHALDSTVGKPKVEVMAERLRGINPDCTVHAVADFVTRETMAEYITANIDCVIDCIDAVNAKAALIAWCKRRKIQIITTGGAGGQIDPTLIQVCDLNRTFNDPLASKVRSTLRRDYGFSRTVTRHYSVPCVFSTEQLRYPKPDGSICLQKSFVGDGVKLDCAGGFGAVMMVTATFGMVAATKAVDKIVAGVRRPADRIKPEV; encoded by the coding sequence ATGGTCATGAGTACAGAAGATCCGCGGTTTGCAGGCATCGCCCGTTTGTATGGCATTGAAGGTCTGGAACGCCTGCGCGCGGCCCATGTGGCGATCGTCGGCGTCGGTGGCGTCGGTTCCTGGGCGGCGGAAGCTGTGGCCCGTTGTGGCGTCGGCGAGATTTCGCTGTTCGATCTCGATGACGTCTGCGTCAGCAACGCCAACCGCCAGTTGCATGCGCTCGACAGCACCGTCGGCAAACCCAAGGTCGAGGTGATGGCCGAGCGTCTGCGCGGGATCAACCCGGATTGCACGGTGCACGCGGTGGCGGATTTCGTCACCCGCGAGACCATGGCCGAATACATCACGGCGAACATCGACTGCGTAATCGACTGCATCGACGCGGTCAACGCCAAGGCTGCGCTGATCGCCTGGTGCAAGCGCCGCAAGATCCAGATCATCACCACGGGCGGTGCGGGCGGGCAAATTGATCCGACGTTGATTCAGGTGTGCGATCTCAACCGCACGTTCAACGACCCATTGGCGTCGAAAGTGCGTTCGACGTTGCGTCGTGATTATGGTTTTTCGCGCACCGTGACCCGTCATTACAGCGTGCCGTGTGTGTTTTCCACCGAGCAACTGCGCTATCCGAAGCCGGATGGCAGCATTTGTTTGCAGAAGAGTTTTGTCGGTGACGGTGTGAAACTGGACTGCGCGGGTGGGTTTGGTGCGGTGATGATGGTTACGGCGACGTTTGGGATGGTCGCGGCGACCAAGGCTGTGGACAAGATTGTCGCCGGTGTTCGGCGCCCGGCGGATCGCATTAAGCCTGAGGTTTGA
- a CDS encoding M12 family metallopeptidase — protein sequence MYKTKPCLKLEIDDPIASFRAAINENPKNISYTSGSGLSSRTMAINAKCWQPNRHLTISFLDNPPAALKDAIKKHIWEWADYVSLTFSFIDRKDGIIRIKTNTTENASQIGTDALTVAAGEPTMFISARPADSDFRTVVLHEFGHVLGLHHEHLHPDANIPWNKPKVYKEYAEKWGMDKEKVDLNIFTPITEQTTVTGYDPTSIMHYPVEKELTDGKFEVPMNTEISWEDKRIAAHFYPIEIPDDGSCERP from the coding sequence ATGTATAAAACCAAGCCGTGTCTGAAACTTGAAATAGATGACCCCATCGCCAGCTTTCGAGCAGCCATCAATGAAAATCCTAAAAACATTTCGTATACCTCCGGCTCAGGCCTGTCCTCACGAACAATGGCCATCAACGCAAAGTGCTGGCAACCGAACCGTCACCTGACCATTTCGTTCCTGGACAATCCCCCCGCCGCGCTGAAAGACGCGATAAAAAAACATATATGGGAATGGGCTGATTATGTCAGTCTCACCTTTAGTTTCATTGACCGCAAAGACGGCATAATCCGAATAAAAACCAACACCACTGAAAATGCATCTCAAATTGGAACTGATGCACTAACAGTCGCTGCGGGAGAGCCAACCATGTTCATATCCGCGCGACCGGCAGATTCCGATTTCCGCACAGTGGTATTGCACGAATTTGGTCATGTTCTCGGATTACATCACGAGCACTTGCACCCGGATGCAAACATCCCCTGGAACAAACCAAAGGTCTATAAGGAATACGCAGAAAAATGGGGAATGGATAAGGAGAAAGTGGACCTGAACATCTTCACACCGATAACCGAGCAGACCACCGTCACCGGGTACGATCCAACATCCATCATGCATTACCCTGTCGAAAAGGAACTGACCGATGGAAAATTCGAAGTACCGATGAACACCGAAATCAGTTGGGAAGACAAACGCATAGCCGCGCATTTCTACCCGATCGAAATCCCTGACGACGGCTCCTGCGAGCGACCATGA
- the dapD gene encoding 2,3,4,5-tetrahydropyridine-2,6-dicarboxylate N-succinyltransferase: MSNSLFSIAFGVGTQNRQGAWLEVFYAQPLLNPSAELVAAVAPILGYTEGNQAITFTTAQAAQLAEAVKGIDAVQGKLLTRLAESHKPLVATLLAEDAQLTSTPEAYLKLHLLSHRLVKPHGVSLAGIFPLLPNVAWTSQGAIDLSELAEMQLEARLRGDLLEVFSVDKFPKMTDYVVPAGVRIADAARLRLGAYVGEGTTVMHEGFINFNAGTEGPGMIEGRVSAGVFVGKGSDLGGGCSTMGTLSGGGNIVIKVGEGCLIGANAGIGIPLGDRNTVESGLYVTAGTKVALLDENNNLVKVVKARELAGQTDLLFRRNSETGAVECKTHKSAIELNEALHAHN, encoded by the coding sequence ATGTCCAATTCCCTGTTCAGCATCGCCTTTGGTGTCGGCACTCAGAACCGTCAAGGCGCGTGGCTGGAAGTGTTCTACGCACAGCCACTGCTCAACCCTTCGGCCGAACTGGTCGCGGCAGTTGCGCCGATCCTCGGTTACACCGAAGGCAACCAGGCCATCACCTTCACTACCGCTCAGGCTGCGCAACTGGCCGAAGCCGTGAAAGGCATCGATGCCGTGCAAGGCAAGCTGCTGACCCGTCTGGCTGAAAGCCACAAGCCGCTGGTCGCCACCCTGCTGGCTGAAGATGCACAGCTGACCTCGACGCCTGAGGCCTACCTCAAGCTGCACCTGCTGTCGCACCGTCTGGTCAAGCCACACGGCGTGAGCCTGGCCGGGATCTTCCCGCTGCTGCCGAATGTAGCGTGGACCAGCCAGGGCGCCATCGACCTGAGCGAACTGGCGGAAATGCAACTGGAAGCCCGTCTGCGTGGCGACCTGCTGGAAGTGTTCTCGGTGGACAAGTTCCCGAAAATGACCGACTACGTGGTACCGGCTGGCGTGCGTATCGCTGACGCGGCACGTCTGCGTCTGGGCGCCTATGTCGGTGAAGGCACCACCGTCATGCACGAAGGCTTCATCAATTTCAACGCCGGCACCGAAGGCCCGGGCATGATCGAAGGCCGCGTTTCTGCTGGCGTATTCGTCGGCAAGGGTTCCGACCTGGGCGGCGGTTGCTCGACCATGGGCACCCTGTCGGGCGGCGGCAACATCGTCATCAAGGTCGGCGAAGGCTGCCTGATCGGCGCGAACGCCGGTATCGGTATTCCGTTGGGCGACCGCAACACCGTTGAGTCGGGCCTGTACGTGACCGCCGGTACCAAGGTTGCGCTGCTGGACGAAAACAACAACCTGGTTAAAGTCGTGAAGGCGCGTGAGCTGGCCGGTCAGACTGACCTGCTGTTCCGTCGCAATTCGGAAACCGGTGCGGTGGAATGCAAAACCCACAAATCGGCGATCGAACTGAACGAAGCGCTGCACGCTCACAACTAA
- a CDS encoding SufE family protein: MSLPVEAAEALQTFQSAAGWEQRARLLMQFGDRSPPLSDADKCEANRVHGCESQVWLVGSLRDGHWQFAASSDARMIRGLVALLLLRVNGLSGAELQQVDLPDWFNQLGLSRQLSPSRSNGLNAVLQRMNELAG, from the coding sequence ATGAGTTTGCCGGTCGAAGCGGCAGAGGCGTTGCAGACTTTTCAGAGCGCGGCGGGCTGGGAACAGCGGGCGCGATTGTTGATGCAGTTTGGTGACCGCTCGCCGCCACTAAGTGACGCCGACAAGTGCGAGGCTAACCGGGTGCATGGCTGTGAGAGTCAGGTGTGGCTGGTGGGTTCGTTGCGCGACGGTCATTGGCAGTTCGCGGCGAGTAGCGATGCGCGGATGATTCGCGGGTTGGTGGCGTTGTTGCTTTTGCGGGTCAACGGCTTGTCGGGCGCTGAATTGCAGCAGGTTGATTTGCCGGACTGGTTTAATCAGCTAGGGCTTTCGCGACAACTATCGCCATCGCGCAGTAATGGCCTTAATGCCGTGCTCCAGCGGATGAATGAGTTGGCCGGTTAA
- a CDS encoding cysteine desulfurase codes for MMIPSPWRADFPAIAALQRQDQTYLDNAATTQKPQALLDALTHYYANGAANVHRAQHLPGAHATQAFEDSRLKVAQWLNAGDSGQIIFTHGATSALNLLAYGLEHLFHPGDEIVISALEHHANLLPWQQLAQRRNLKLVILPLDADGLIDLAAAVHLIGPRTRLLAVSQLSNVLGAWQPLPALLGMAKAQNALTVVDGAQGVVHGRHDVQALGCDFYVFSSHKLYGPDGLGVLFGRNAALEQLKPWQFGGEMVLEANYHDSRFRPAPLGFEAGTPPIASVIGLGATLDYLAGLDQDAVSAHEAALHDYLLRGLAARNGIRLLGKPQLALASFVVEGVHNADLAHLLTEQGIAVRAGHHCAMPLLKSFELAGAIRVSLALYNDSEDLERFFEALDQALELLR; via the coding sequence GTGATGATTCCCTCCCCCTGGCGTGCCGATTTCCCGGCCATCGCCGCTCTGCAACGGCAAGACCAGACCTATCTGGACAACGCCGCCACCACGCAAAAACCCCAAGCCCTGCTCGACGCACTGACGCATTACTACGCCAACGGCGCAGCCAATGTGCACCGTGCGCAACACCTGCCCGGGGCTCACGCGACGCAGGCGTTCGAGGACAGTCGGCTCAAGGTTGCCCAGTGGCTGAATGCCGGTGACAGCGGGCAGATCATCTTTACCCACGGTGCCACCAGTGCGCTGAATCTTTTGGCCTATGGCCTGGAACATCTTTTCCACCCGGGCGATGAAATTGTCATCAGCGCCCTGGAGCATCACGCCAACCTGCTGCCGTGGCAGCAACTGGCGCAACGGCGCAACCTGAAGCTGGTTATTCTGCCGCTGGACGCTGACGGCCTGATCGACCTCGCTGCCGCTGTGCATTTGATCGGCCCGCGCACGCGGTTGCTGGCGGTCAGTCAGTTGTCCAACGTGCTCGGTGCGTGGCAGCCATTGCCGGCATTGCTGGGCATGGCCAAGGCGCAAAACGCACTGACCGTGGTCGATGGCGCGCAAGGCGTGGTTCACGGCCGGCATGATGTGCAGGCGCTGGGTTGCGACTTTTATGTGTTTTCCAGCCACAAGCTCTATGGGCCTGATGGTCTCGGCGTGCTGTTCGGGCGCAACGCTGCGCTTGAGCAATTGAAGCCTTGGCAGTTTGGCGGCGAAATGGTGCTGGAAGCCAACTATCACGACTCGCGTTTCCGCCCTGCTCCGCTGGGTTTCGAGGCGGGTACACCGCCGATTGCCAGTGTGATCGGCTTGGGCGCGACGCTCGATTATCTGGCCGGGCTGGATCAGGACGCGGTGTCGGCCCATGAAGCGGCGTTGCATGACTATTTGCTGCGCGGCCTCGCAGCGCGTAACGGCATTCGATTGCTCGGCAAGCCGCAATTGGCGTTGGCGAGTTTTGTCGTCGAGGGTGTGCATAACGCTGATCTGGCGCACTTGCTGACCGAGCAAGGGATTGCCGTGCGCGCCGGCCATCACTGCGCGATGCCGCTGTTGAAAAGCTTCGAGTTGGCCGGAGCGATTCGGGTGTCGCTGGCGCTGTACAACGATTCGGAAGATTTGGAGCGCTTTTTTGAAGCACTGGATCAGGCGCTGGAGTTGTTGCGATGA
- a CDS encoding ArsC family reductase produces the protein MTVSSKTLHLFGIKACDTMKKARTWLDEHAVSYDFHDYKTAGIDREHLTQWCDEHGWQTVLNRAGTTFRKLDDERKADLDQSKAIELMLAQPSMIKRPVLDLGDRTLIGFKPDIYAAALK, from the coding sequence TTGACCGTTTCAAGTAAAACGTTGCACCTTTTCGGCATCAAAGCCTGCGACACCATGAAAAAGGCGCGCACCTGGCTTGATGAGCACGCTGTCAGCTACGACTTTCACGATTACAAAACCGCCGGTATCGACCGTGAACACCTGACCCAATGGTGTGACGAGCATGGCTGGCAAACGGTGTTGAACCGCGCAGGCACGACCTTTCGCAAACTCGACGACGAACGCAAAGCCGATCTCGACCAGTCGAAAGCCATCGAACTGATGCTCGCTCAACCCTCGATGATCAAGCGCCCGGTGCTCGATCTCGGTGACCGAACCCTGATTGGCTTCAAGCCAGATATCTACGCGGCCGCTCTGAAGTAA
- the dapC gene encoding succinyldiaminopimelate transaminase, which produces MNNALNQLQPYPFEKLRALLGSVTPNPDKRPIALSIGEPKHRSPSFVAEALANSLDQMAVYPTTLGIPALREAIGGWCERRFGVPSGWIDPARNVLPVNGTREALFAFTQTVVNRGDDALVVSPNPFYQIYEGAAFLAGAKPHYLPCLDENGFNPDFDAVSPDIWKRCQILFLCSPGNPTGALIPVDTLKKLIALADEYDFVIAADECYSELYFDEQTPPPGLLTACVELGRKDFKRCVVFHSLSKRSNLPGLRSGFVAGDADILKGFLLYRTYHGCAMPVQTQLASVAAWNDEVHVRANRALYREKFDAVLEILSPVMDVQRPDGSFYLWPNVQGDDAAFCRDLFEQEHVTVVPGSYLSRDVDGVNPGAGRVRMALVAPLAECVEAAERIRAFITRQE; this is translated from the coding sequence ATGAACAACGCTCTGAACCAGCTCCAGCCGTACCCGTTCGAAAAGCTCCGCGCTCTGCTCGGCAGCGTGACGCCGAACCCGGACAAACGCCCGATCGCCCTGTCGATCGGCGAGCCGAAACACCGCTCGCCAAGCTTTGTCGCCGAAGCGCTGGCCAACAGCCTGGATCAGATGGCGGTGTATCCGACCACCCTCGGCATCCCCGCCCTGCGTGAAGCCATTGGCGGCTGGTGCGAGCGTCGTTTCGGCGTGCCAAGCGGCTGGATCGATCCGGCGCGCAACGTGTTGCCGGTCAATGGCACTCGTGAAGCGTTGTTCGCATTCACCCAGACCGTGGTCAATCGTGGCGATGACGCACTGGTGGTCAGCCCGAACCCGTTCTACCAGATCTACGAAGGCGCCGCATTCCTTGCCGGGGCAAAACCGCACTACCTGCCGTGCCTCGACGAGAACGGTTTCAACCCGGATTTCGATGCCGTTTCGCCAGACATCTGGAAACGCTGCCAGATCCTGTTCCTCTGCTCGCCGGGCAACCCGACGGGCGCATTGATCCCGGTCGACACCCTGAAAAAGCTGATCGCTTTGGCCGACGAGTACGACTTCGTGATCGCCGCCGACGAGTGCTACAGCGAACTGTACTTCGATGAACAAACCCCGCCGCCGGGTCTGCTGACGGCCTGCGTCGAACTGGGCCGCAAGGACTTCAAGCGTTGCGTGGTATTCCACAGCCTGTCCAAGCGCTCCAACCTGCCAGGCCTGCGCTCGGGTTTTGTCGCCGGTGATGCCGACATTCTCAAAGGCTTCCTGCTGTATCGCACCTACCACGGCTGTGCGATGCCGGTACAAACGCAACTGGCCAGCGTGGCGGCGTGGAATGACGAAGTGCATGTGCGCGCCAACCGTGCGCTGTATCGCGAGAAGTTCGATGCGGTGCTGGAGATCCTCAGCCCGGTGATGGACGTGCAGCGTCCGGATGGCAGCTTTTATCTTTGGCCGAACGTGCAAGGCGACGACGCCGCGTTCTGCCGCGATCTGTTCGAGCAGGAGCACGTGACCGTGGTGCCGGGTTCTTATCTCTCCCGCGACGTCGACGGCGTCAATCCTGGTGCCGGTCGCGTGCGCATGGCGCTGGTTGCGCCGCTGGCAGAGTGCGTCGAAGCCGCCGAACGGATTCGCGCCTTCATTACTCGCCAAGAGTAA
- a CDS encoding [protein-PII] uridylyltransferase, which produces MPQVDPELFDRGQFQAELALKASPIAAFKKAIRQAREVLDTRFRQGRDIRRLIEDRAWFVDNILQKAWEQFNWSEDADIALVAVGGYGRGELHPYSDIDLLILLDSADHEVFRDSIERFLTLLWDIGLEVGQSVRSVDECAEEARADLTIVTNLMESRTICGPERLRQRMLDVTSTAHMWPAKEFFLAKRAEQKARHHKYNDTEYNLEPNVKGSPGGLRDIQTILWVARRQYGTLNLRALAGEGFLVESENALLASSQEFLWKVRYALHMLAGRSEDRLLFDHQRTIAGLLGFEGDDAKQAVENFMQQYFRVVMSIAQLSDLIIQHFEEVILAPEDEAPPQPINSRFQLHDGYIEARNDNVFRRTPFAMLEIFVLMAQQPEIKGVRADTIRLLREHRHLIDDNFRNDIRNTSLFIELFKCKIGIHRNLRRMNRYGILGRYLPEFGFIVGQMQHDLFHIYTVDAHTLNLIKHLRKLQYTQVSEKFPLAAKLMAKLPKPELIYMAGLYHDIGKGRHGDHSEIGAVDAEAFCQRHQLPVWDSRLIVWLVQNHLVMSTTAQRKDLSDPQVIHDFAQAVGDETRLDYLYVLTVADINATNPTLWNSWRASLLRQLYTETKRALRRGLENPVDREEQIRQTQSAALDILVRGGTDPDDVEQLWAQLGDDYFLRHTAGDVAWHSDAILQQPVDGGPLVLIKETTQREFEGGTQIFIYAPDQHDFFAVTVAAMDQLNLNIHDARVITLSSQFTLDTYIVLDNEGESIGDNPTRVKQIREGLTEALRNPDDYPTIIQRRVPRQLKHFAFAPQVTIHNDAQRPVTVLELTAPDRPGLLARIGGIFLEFDLSLQNAKIATLGERVEDVFFITDAHNQPLSDPLLCSRLQDAIVEQLSVNQEPDIKLSRISI; this is translated from the coding sequence ATGCCGCAGGTGGATCCCGAACTCTTCGACCGCGGCCAGTTCCAGGCTGAACTGGCCCTTAAAGCGAGTCCTATCGCGGCGTTCAAGAAGGCGATCCGCCAGGCTCGCGAGGTCCTCGACACACGTTTTCGCCAGGGTCGCGACATTCGCCGCCTGATCGAAGACCGTGCCTGGTTCGTCGACAACATCCTGCAAAAGGCCTGGGAGCAGTTCAACTGGAGCGAAGACGCCGACATCGCGCTGGTCGCGGTTGGCGGCTACGGCCGCGGTGAGCTGCACCCGTATTCCGACATCGACCTGCTGATCCTGCTGGACAGCGCCGATCACGAAGTTTTCCGCGACTCCATCGAGCGTTTTCTGACGCTGCTGTGGGACATCGGCCTGGAAGTCGGCCAGAGCGTACGCTCGGTCGATGAATGCGCCGAAGAGGCCCGCGCCGACCTGACCATCGTCACCAACCTGATGGAAAGCCGCACGATCTGCGGTCCCGAACGCCTGCGCCAGCGCATGCTCGACGTCACCAGCACCGCACACATGTGGCCGGCCAAGGAGTTCTTCCTGGCCAAGCGCGCCGAGCAGAAGGCCCGCCACCATAAATACAACGACACCGAATACAACCTGGAACCCAACGTCAAGGGCTCGCCCGGCGGACTGCGGGATATTCAGACGATTCTGTGGGTGGCCCGACGTCAGTACGGCACTCTTAACCTGCGCGCCCTCGCTGGCGAAGGATTCCTGGTCGAGAGTGAAAACGCGTTGCTCGCCTCCTCTCAGGAATTCCTCTGGAAAGTGCGCTACGCCCTGCACATGCTCGCCGGTCGCTCCGAAGACCGTTTGCTGTTCGATCATCAGCGCACCATTGCCGGGCTGCTCGGTTTTGAGGGTGACGACGCCAAACAGGCGGTCGAAAACTTCATGCAGCAGTATTTCCGCGTGGTCATGAGCATCGCCCAGCTCAGCGACCTGATCATCCAGCATTTCGAGGAAGTCATCCTCGCCCCGGAGGACGAAGCGCCGCCGCAGCCGATCAACTCGCGCTTCCAACTCCACGACGGCTATATCGAGGCACGCAACGACAACGTGTTCCGCCGCACCCCTTTCGCCATGCTCGAGATTTTCGTGCTGATGGCCCAGCAGCCGGAAATCAAAGGCGTACGCGCCGATACCATTCGCCTGCTGCGCGAGCACCGTCACCTGATCGACGACAACTTCCGCAACGATATTCGTAACACCAGCCTGTTCATCGAGCTGTTCAAGTGCAAGATCGGCATCCACCGCAACCTGCGGCGGATGAACCGTTACGGCATTCTCGGGCGTTATCTGCCGGAATTCGGTTTCATCGTCGGGCAGATGCAGCACGACCTGTTCCATATCTATACGGTCGATGCGCACACGCTGAACCTGATCAAGCATCTGCGCAAATTGCAGTACACCCAGGTCTCGGAGAAATTTCCGCTGGCCGCCAAGCTGATGGCCAAGCTGCCCAAACCCGAACTGATCTACATGGCCGGTCTGTACCACGATATCGGCAAGGGCCGGCACGGCGATCACTCGGAGATCGGCGCGGTCGATGCCGAGGCGTTCTGCCAGCGTCATCAGTTGCCGGTGTGGGACAGCCGCCTGATCGTCTGGCTGGTGCAGAACCACCTGGTGATGTCGACCACCGCCCAGCGCAAGGATTTGTCCGACCCACAGGTGATTCACGATTTCGCTCAGGCGGTCGGCGATGAAACCCGTCTCGACTATCTGTACGTGCTGACCGTGGCCGACATCAACGCGACCAACCCGACGCTGTGGAATTCGTGGCGCGCCAGCCTGTTGCGCCAGCTCTACACCGAGACCAAGCGCGCCTTGCGTCGCGGCCTGGAAAACCCGGTCGATCGCGAAGAGCAGATCCGCCAGACCCAGAGTGCTGCGCTGGACATTCTGGTGCGCGGCGGCACCGACCCGGACGACGTGGAGCAATTGTGGGCGCAGTTGGGCGATGACTATTTCCTGCGCCATACCGCTGGTGACGTGGCCTGGCACAGTGATGCGATCCTGCAGCAACCGGTCGATGGCGGGCCATTGGTGCTGATCAAGGAAACCACCCAGCGCGAATTCGAGGGCGGCACACAGATCTTCATTTATGCACCGGATCAGCACGACTTCTTCGCGGTGACCGTGGCGGCGATGGATCAGCTCAACCTGAACATTCATGACGCCCGGGTTATCACCTTGAGCAGCCAGTTCACCCTCGACACCTACATCGTGCTCGACAACGAAGGCGAGTCCATCGGCGACAACCCGACGCGGGTCAAACAGATCCGCGAAGGCCTGACCGAAGCGCTGCGCAACCCGGATGACTACCCGACGATCATCCAGCGCCGGGTGCCGCGCCAGCTCAAGCATTTCGCCTTTGCGCCGCAGGTCACGATTCACAACGATGCGCAGCGTCCGGTGACCGTGCTGGAATTGACCGCACCCGATCGCCCGGGATTGCTGGCAAGGATCGGCGGGATTTTTCTCGAATTCGACCTGTCGCTGCAGAACGCCAAGATTGCGACCCTCGGCGAGCGGGTGGAAGACGTGTTTTTCATCACCGACGCCCACAACCAACCGTTGTCCGACCCGTTGCTGTGCAGCCGTTTGCAGGATGCGATCGTTGAGCAACTGAGCGTTAATCAGGAACCCGATATCAAATTGTCGCGCATCAGTATCTGA